Proteins from a single region of Candidatus Neomarinimicrobiota bacterium:
- a CDS encoding DUF1028 domain-containing protein, giving the protein MMKNLLIVSLTALITISSVDAQKLHSIDGNANTYSIVAYDRKNNQMGVAVQSHYFGVGSIVTWAEPGVGAVATQSIVDVSYGPLGLNLMRAGKSAEQTLRGLLASDHTPEVRQVAMVDAKGIISAHTGDKCIAEAGHRIGKNYSVQANIMLKNTVWDAMGRAFETTEGELVDRLLSALNAAQKEGGDLRGKQSAAIMIVAIDPVGNIYLDRPYDLRVEDDKNPLKELGRLIEIAKAYNHVSRGDDHAAEENFDEALKEYQIGMQMQPENVELRFWYATTLVMVGKVKQSLPVFKWVFEREPIWKELVPRLVLSGFLPDDKKIIKKILKEG; this is encoded by the coding sequence ATGATGAAAAATCTTCTAATAGTCAGTTTGACTGCTTTAATAACAATAAGTTCGGTAGATGCCCAAAAACTACATTCAATCGACGGGAATGCAAATACTTACTCGATCGTCGCGTATGATAGAAAAAACAACCAGATGGGCGTAGCCGTACAATCGCACTATTTTGGTGTCGGCTCTATCGTTACCTGGGCGGAACCGGGAGTTGGAGCGGTTGCAACCCAATCAATCGTCGATGTGAGTTATGGACCTCTCGGGTTAAACCTGATGAGGGCGGGTAAAAGCGCAGAACAAACTCTCAGGGGTCTTTTAGCATCTGATCACACACCGGAAGTGAGGCAAGTCGCCATGGTGGACGCAAAGGGTATAATTTCAGCACATACGGGCGATAAATGCATAGCGGAAGCAGGACACCGGATAGGCAAGAATTACTCCGTCCAGGCTAATATAATGCTTAAAAACACCGTATGGGATGCGATGGGGAGAGCATTTGAAACGACTGAAGGGGAGTTAGTGGATCGGCTGCTCTCAGCTCTTAATGCAGCTCAAAAAGAAGGCGGGGACCTGAGAGGAAAACAATCAGCGGCAATAATGATCGTAGCTATTGATCCGGTCGGTAATATATACCTGGATCGTCCGTATGACCTGAGGGTCGAAGACGACAAAAATCCTCTTAAAGAACTTGGAAGGCTGATTGAAATTGCGAAGGCGTACAATCACGTGAGCAGGGGGGATGATCACGCTGCGGAAGAAAATTTTGATGAGGCGCTGAAGGAATATCAAATAGGTATGCAAATGCAGCCCGAAAACGTGGAGTTAAGATTTTGGTATGCGACAACCCTCGTGATGGTCGGGAAGGTAAAACAATCGCTGCCTGTTTTTAAATGGGTGTTTGAAAGAGAGCCGATCTGGAAAGAACTTGTACCCCGCTTAGTGCTGAGCGGATTTTTGCCGGACGATAAAAAGATAATAAAAAAAATATTGAAAGAAGGATAG